The following coding sequences lie in one Synechococcus sp. CC9902 genomic window:
- a CDS encoding AMP-binding protein: protein MIDPDHILQALDAGRWVPLADAPVPLPQDLFPPGPGVAVRSGGSSGGRRWCLQPRHHLDASAAATATWLQGIEMDPKRSLVLNPLPIHHVSGLMPWWRARSWGVPHHRLPSKLMKQPGELLRHCRDLPEWSNRSVLLSLVPTQLGRLLSDPAGREFLGEMRVIWVGGASLAKPLATQARAVGIPLAPCYGATETAAMVTALSPQQFLAGDSSCGAPLCDVELRLGVDGALEVRTQRLALGSWRDEQPDVLLPVANSMGWWRSGDRAQINGGLVIGGRLDTALNCGGETVFPEQLEDRLMREIRVAGLPVESVLFLGMDDPEWGQRLVTLARASNPVVLEQLAAMTADWPASDRPRRWVLCPELAPTDAGKWQRQAWRDWLKRLDLAQG from the coding sequence GTGATTGATCCCGACCACATCTTGCAGGCCTTGGATGCCGGTCGATGGGTGCCATTGGCCGATGCACCAGTGCCGCTGCCCCAGGATTTATTCCCGCCAGGTCCTGGAGTCGCGGTGAGGAGTGGAGGCAGCAGCGGTGGTCGTCGATGGTGTTTGCAGCCTCGCCATCATCTCGATGCTTCCGCTGCTGCTACGGCCACTTGGCTGCAGGGCATCGAGATGGATCCCAAGCGGTCCCTGGTGCTCAATCCTTTGCCGATTCATCACGTCAGTGGGCTGATGCCTTGGTGGCGCGCCCGCAGCTGGGGGGTGCCTCATCACCGCTTGCCTTCCAAGTTGATGAAGCAGCCTGGAGAACTGCTCCGACATTGCAGGGATTTGCCGGAGTGGTCGAATCGTTCTGTCTTGCTCTCGTTGGTGCCAACGCAGTTGGGTCGGTTGCTATCTGATCCAGCTGGCCGGGAATTCTTGGGCGAGATGCGGGTGATTTGGGTTGGCGGGGCGTCGTTGGCGAAGCCCCTGGCGACGCAAGCACGGGCTGTTGGAATCCCCTTGGCACCCTGCTACGGGGCGACTGAAACGGCGGCGATGGTGACGGCGCTTTCCCCTCAACAATTTTTGGCTGGGGATTCATCCTGCGGAGCCCCCTTGTGCGATGTGGAATTGCGGCTTGGAGTCGATGGAGCTTTAGAGGTCCGAACCCAGCGCCTGGCACTGGGTTCATGGCGTGATGAACAGCCCGACGTGTTGTTGCCTGTTGCGAATTCCATGGGTTGGTGGCGTTCAGGAGACCGGGCTCAGATCAATGGAGGATTAGTGATCGGTGGAAGGCTTGATACGGCCTTGAATTGTGGTGGTGAAACCGTTTTTCCCGAGCAGCTTGAAGATCGATTGATGCGTGAGATTCGCGTGGCTGGTTTACCGGTTGAGTCCGTTTTGTTTTTGGGAATGGACGACCCGGAATGGGGACAGCGGTTGGTGACCTTGGCGCGCGCATCCAATCCCGTCGTGCTGGAGCAGTTGGCAGCCATGACGGCTGATTGGCCAGCGTCAGACCGCCCTCGACGCTGGGTGTTGTGTCCTGAGTTGGCTCCGACGGATGCTGGGAAATGGCAACGGCAAGCCTGGCGCGACTGGTTAAAGCGGTTGGATTTGGCCCAGGGTTGA